A single window of Flagellimonas maritima DNA harbors:
- a CDS encoding UDP-N-acetylmuramate--L-alanine ligase: protein MQIHFIAIGGSAMHNLALALEHKGYVVTGSDDVIFEPSKSRLEQKNLLPLEFGWFPEKIHDELDAVILGMHAKPDNPELLKAQQLGLKIYSYPEFLFEQSKHKTRVVIGGSHGKTTITSMILHVLDYNDINVDYMVGAQLEGFDRMVHLTEENDFIVLEGDEYLSSPIDRRPKFHLYQPNIALLSGIAWDHINVFPTYENYVEQFRIFVDSIVKGGSITYNEEDSEVKNVVEATENPIRKFPYITPKYRVEEGVTLLDTPEGEMPIEVFGKHNLNNLAGAKWICQQMGVDEADFYEAVASFVGASKRLEKIAESSNKVAYKDFAHSPSKVRATTMAVKEQYPQRKLIACLELHTYSSLNLDFLKEYDGALDSADEALVFYSPEAIKIKRLQEVSSAQIEKAFNKQGVNVFTDANTFKEYLFSQEFDETALLLMSSGNYGGLDFGKLKSHFQ, encoded by the coding sequence ATGCAGATACATTTTATAGCTATCGGGGGGAGTGCCATGCACAATTTGGCCTTGGCCTTGGAACACAAGGGGTATGTGGTTACAGGAAGCGATGACGTAATTTTTGAACCTTCTAAAAGCCGTTTAGAGCAAAAGAATTTGCTGCCTTTGGAATTTGGATGGTTCCCAGAAAAAATCCATGATGAATTGGATGCCGTTATTTTGGGAATGCATGCCAAACCTGACAATCCTGAATTGCTAAAGGCACAACAATTGGGATTGAAGATTTACTCTTACCCAGAGTTTCTTTTTGAACAATCAAAGCACAAAACAAGAGTCGTTATTGGGGGAAGTCATGGCAAAACGACGATAACCTCAATGATTCTTCATGTATTGGACTACAATGATATCAATGTAGATTATATGGTAGGTGCACAATTGGAGGGTTTTGATCGAATGGTTCATCTTACGGAGGAGAACGATTTCATAGTTTTGGAAGGTGATGAGTATTTATCCTCTCCAATCGATAGAAGACCAAAGTTTCACTTATATCAACCGAACATTGCCCTTTTAAGTGGAATAGCATGGGACCATATCAACGTTTTTCCAACCTATGAAAATTACGTAGAGCAGTTTCGGATTTTTGTAGATAGTATAGTCAAAGGGGGAAGCATTACTTATAATGAGGAAGATAGCGAGGTAAAAAATGTAGTTGAGGCTACTGAAAATCCCATTCGTAAATTTCCATATATTACCCCTAAGTATAGGGTTGAAGAAGGTGTTACTTTACTGGATACGCCTGAAGGAGAAATGCCCATTGAAGTTTTTGGGAAGCATAATTTAAACAACCTTGCGGGGGCAAAATGGATTTGTCAACAAATGGGTGTTGACGAAGCTGATTTTTACGAGGCTGTAGCATCATTTGTAGGAGCATCAAAACGATTGGAAAAAATTGCAGAAAGCTCAAATAAAGTGGCATATAAAGATTTTGCGCATTCGCCAAGTAAGGTAAGGGCAACTACTATGGCCGTAAAAGAACAATATCCACAGCGAAAATTAATAGCCTGCTTAGAACTTCATACATATAGCAGCCTTAATCTGGATTTCTTAAAGGAATATGACGGAGCTTTGGATTCGGCGGATGAAGCGCTTGTTTTTTATTCGCCCGAGGCCATTAAAATAAAACGATTGCAAGAAGTCTCTTCAGCACAAATTGAAAAGGCTTTTAATAAGCAAGGGGTTAACGTTTTTACGGACGCAAATACTTTTAAGGAATATTTGTTCAGCCAAGAATTTGATGAAACTGCTTTGCTATTAATGAGTTCAGGAAATTATGGAGGGTTGGATTTTGGCAAGCTTAAATCCCACTTTCAATGA
- a CDS encoding DUF1569 domain-containing protein has protein sequence MKSLFETQSHNEIIERINQLDKSTKPQWGKMKVGQMLYHCQFPLNLALGRYEMEKPNPVMKLLFKSFKKSMYNDKLWKHSLPTPSPFKVEVEKGFDQEKEKLISLINDFHREKNKKSWEPHPAFGAFTHEQWGQMQYKHLDHHLRQFGV, from the coding sequence ATGAAATCCCTGTTTGAGACCCAATCCCATAACGAAATTATTGAACGTATAAATCAATTGGATAAATCTACTAAACCCCAATGGGGCAAAATGAAGGTTGGACAAATGCTCTACCATTGTCAATTTCCCCTAAATTTAGCATTGGGAAGGTATGAGATGGAAAAACCAAACCCTGTCATGAAGCTCTTGTTCAAAAGCTTTAAAAAGAGTATGTACAATGATAAATTATGGAAACATAGCTTACCCACTCCTAGTCCTTTTAAAGTAGAAGTAGAAAAAGGGTTTGATCAAGAAAAAGAAAAATTGATATCGCTTATCAATGACTTTCACAGAGAAAAAAATAAAAAGTCGTGGGAGCCCCATCCTGCTTTTGGTGCTTTCACGCATGAGCAATGGGGACAAATGCAATATAAACATCTAGACCATCATTTAAGACAGTTTGGGGTTTAA
- the radC gene encoding RadC family protein translates to MQEKMVSFPIKRWADDDRPREKLAHKGRSVLSDAELIAILIGSGNKEESAVQLAKRILASANNNLNELGKLSINQLMQFKGIGEAKAVSIAAALEVGRRRRGENNEKVSKISGSRDAFELLYPLVGDLEHEEFWIVYLNNSNKVIHKAQLSKGGITGTLVDVRLVLKQALELGAVGIVLAHNHPSGTLTPSTADKQITQKLKKASEALDIKILDHLILTGNSYLSFADQGIL, encoded by the coding sequence ATGCAAGAAAAAATGGTTTCTTTTCCCATAAAAAGATGGGCAGACGATGATAGACCAAGAGAAAAGTTGGCGCACAAAGGACGATCAGTACTGTCTGATGCAGAATTAATAGCAATATTGATAGGTTCAGGAAATAAGGAGGAAAGCGCTGTACAGCTCGCCAAACGTATTTTGGCATCGGCAAACAACAATCTCAACGAGCTTGGCAAACTTTCCATAAACCAACTGATGCAGTTTAAGGGTATCGGAGAAGCAAAAGCAGTTTCAATAGCAGCCGCTCTCGAGGTAGGGAGACGAAGAAGGGGCGAAAATAACGAAAAAGTATCTAAAATTTCTGGAAGTAGGGACGCCTTTGAACTTTTGTATCCTCTAGTGGGCGATTTGGAACATGAAGAGTTCTGGATCGTGTATCTAAACAATTCCAACAAGGTAATCCATAAAGCCCAATTAAGCAAAGGTGGCATAACGGGAACTTTGGTAGATGTTAGATTGGTATTAAAACAAGCTCTGGAGCTTGGTGCAGTAGGTATAGTGTTGGCACACAATCATCCATCGGGCACACTAACTCCGAGCACTGCGGACAAACAAATCACCCAGAAGCTAAAAAAAGCCTCAGAGGCTTTGGATATAAAGATATTGGACCATTTGATACTTACAGGGAATTCATACTTAAGTTTTGCCGATCAAGGAATACTTTAG
- a CDS encoding gliding motility-associated C-terminal domain-containing protein → MKNNSLKTYIWLTIAFILNIYVGKSQCAGEDNTVTVCDKFLDISNQNFDLFSNLNGMPQMGGTWSTTNSANLDALNINTGTLDLWLINEFGEHQFTYTNGNCGESAIVTLLLGGYSGEDNVDGSANACSDMPTNMFNFLGSLVDGAIPDSNGVWEEDPMTATGDLSGNIFDTTLAGPGEYIFTYTVPDVDACLGSVSTIFLEVHKAPESGDPLEFVVCTTDDLSGFTNLNLNSLLVGEDMNGTWSEAFTNQIDGILDDIINVEEINANFGYGVYDFTYTVLPDHPVCSEASTTISIVILPTLQGNMQVDNYCAGSDYEVSLEYDDSLLPAGTYDLTYRVTSSQGMEDIIISIPFNNGSGTFNVLPAAVPLNEDVDLNIIGIIGKVPERDVCTNIDVPQVSFLTASPSATGESVCPDNEVDIQLQNILDMGGNLSNESHAVNYSLTFPDNTSTDLTTGSLDFTDGVVSFTIPSSNFNLDGSYTVDIEIEDSYDLDCTISTNIEVIPTPEEIQLQIIVDNSCDATGIDVLVDAPILVNGSYTIDYEVVEQNSMEILTDNSINFAGGIAQYEIDIANLPDGDYLVLLQSIQNDNTPCREVFEFQLEESFTIGGSPTVIDAESSQTFCLNDGVPTLVDVEVNTLGDVVFYENAENDIPLPLNTLLVNGEDYYVFSENENDNCSPDERIRIVVSLIQASTPTSENPNPVLCGSENPMLTDIQVSSPNNGSIIWYDSASGGAPLDITETLIDNQSYFAAEILGGFCESEIRLEITPTIVNPLLPDLTASELTLCALDNPTVVELENLEIPIDGVEIEWFLEEEGENVVSSSELLLDDTIYYAQSKDIETGCINLERFPVTVDLNNCDPEKYGFFIPDGFSPNSDGRNDTFYVPNIEIIFPDFTIEIFNRYGNSIFKGDAGNPAWSGSEVGRNMAPNGIYFFIINFNREGFEPRQGRLYLNQ, encoded by the coding sequence ATGAAGAACAACAGCTTGAAAACCTATATATGGTTAACGATTGCTTTTATCTTGAACATATATGTAGGAAAGTCCCAATGTGCCGGAGAGGACAATACTGTTACCGTATGTGATAAATTTTTGGATATTTCCAACCAAAACTTTGATTTATTTTCAAACCTGAACGGTATGCCCCAAATGGGCGGTACTTGGTCAACAACCAATTCCGCTAATCTAGATGCTTTAAATATCAATACAGGAACTTTAGACCTGTGGCTGATTAATGAGTTTGGCGAACATCAATTTACCTATACCAACGGGAATTGTGGAGAATCCGCAATCGTTACTTTACTATTAGGTGGATACTCTGGAGAAGACAATGTGGATGGAAGTGCGAATGCATGCAGTGATATGCCTACAAACATGTTCAACTTTCTCGGTAGTTTAGTAGATGGTGCTATTCCAGATTCGAATGGTGTATGGGAAGAAGACCCCATGACCGCAACAGGAGATTTGAGCGGAAATATCTTTGACACCACATTGGCTGGACCAGGGGAATATATCTTCACTTACACAGTACCTGATGTCGATGCTTGCCTAGGCAGCGTATCAACTATCTTTCTAGAGGTTCATAAAGCACCCGAATCGGGAGATCCTTTGGAATTTGTGGTTTGTACAACGGATGATCTATCTGGTTTTACCAATTTAAATCTGAATAGTCTACTTGTAGGGGAAGACATGAACGGTACTTGGAGCGAAGCTTTTACAAACCAGATTGACGGAATCTTGGACGATATCATAAATGTAGAGGAAATCAATGCAAATTTTGGATATGGGGTATATGATTTTACCTATACAGTATTGCCGGACCACCCCGTTTGTTCAGAAGCTTCTACTACAATATCCATTGTTATTCTGCCCACGCTCCAAGGGAACATGCAAGTGGATAACTATTGTGCTGGCTCGGATTATGAAGTTTCCCTAGAGTATGATGATTCCCTTTTACCTGCTGGAACCTATGATCTTACTTATAGGGTAACAAGTTCACAGGGCATGGAAGATATCATAATCTCCATTCCATTTAACAATGGATCTGGCACCTTCAACGTACTTCCAGCGGCAGTACCTCTAAATGAAGATGTAGATTTGAATATTATCGGCATTATTGGTAAAGTGCCAGAACGAGATGTCTGTACTAATATTGACGTTCCTCAAGTAAGCTTTTTAACCGCTAGCCCTTCCGCAACAGGTGAAAGCGTATGCCCAGACAATGAAGTGGACATTCAATTGCAAAATATCTTGGACATGGGTGGTAATCTATCCAATGAATCTCATGCTGTTAATTATTCCCTGACATTCCCTGACAATACATCCACAGACCTCACTACTGGAAGCCTTGATTTTACGGACGGTGTGGTTTCATTTACCATTCCATCTTCAAATTTTAACCTAGATGGTTCGTATACTGTGGACATAGAGATTGAAGATAGCTACGACCTAGATTGTACGATCAGTACCAATATTGAAGTTATACCAACCCCTGAAGAAATTCAACTACAAATCATAGTGGACAATAGTTGTGATGCAACAGGAATAGATGTTTTGGTAGATGCGCCCATACTTGTTAATGGGAGCTATACCATAGATTACGAAGTGGTGGAACAAAATTCTATGGAGATACTAACCGATAATTCTATAAATTTTGCAGGTGGAATTGCACAATACGAAATAGACATAGCCAATTTGCCCGATGGTGATTACCTGGTGTTGCTACAAAGCATCCAGAATGACAATACTCCTTGTAGAGAGGTATTCGAATTTCAACTAGAGGAAAGCTTCACCATTGGAGGATCCCCTACGGTAATTGATGCGGAAAGTAGTCAAACCTTCTGCCTAAACGATGGCGTGCCCACGCTAGTCGATGTGGAGGTCAATACACTTGGAGATGTAGTGTTCTATGAAAACGCCGAAAACGATATTCCCCTTCCACTGAATACCCTTCTGGTAAATGGTGAAGACTATTATGTCTTCAGCGAGAACGAAAACGATAATTGTTCCCCTGACGAAAGGATAAGGATAGTAGTTTCCCTCATACAAGCATCAACCCCAACATCGGAAAATCCAAACCCGGTACTGTGCGGTAGTGAAAACCCAATGTTGACCGATATACAGGTAAGTTCTCCCAATAACGGAAGTATAATATGGTACGATTCAGCTTCGGGAGGAGCACCATTGGATATCACAGAAACGCTTATCGATAACCAATCATATTTTGCAGCGGAAATCTTGGGCGGATTCTGCGAAAGTGAAATACGATTAGAAATCACGCCAACTATCGTAAATCCTCTACTACCAGACTTAACGGCCAGTGAACTTACACTTTGTGCCTTGGACAATCCCACGGTAGTGGAGCTTGAAAACTTAGAAATCCCCATTGATGGTGTCGAGATTGAGTGGTTCTTGGAAGAAGAAGGAGAAAATGTAGTATCAAGTTCAGAACTTCTACTCGATGACACCATTTATTATGCGCAAAGCAAAGATATTGAAACTGGCTGTATCAACCTTGAAAGATTTCCCGTTACCGTAGATTTGAACAATTGCGATCCAGAAAAATACGGGTTTTTCATCCCTGATGGTTTCTCTCCCAACAGTGATGGAAGAAACGACACGTTCTATGTTCCGAACATTGAAATTATTTTCCCTGACTTTACTATTGAAATATTCAACCGCTACGGCAATTCCATTTTTAAGGGAGATGCTGGCAATCCAGCTTGGAGCGGTTCGGAAGTGGGCAGAAACATGGCTCCAAATGGAATATATTTCTTCATTATAAACTTTAATCGTGAAGGTTTTGAACCAAGACAGGGCAGACTGTATCTCAATCAATAA
- a CDS encoding type IX secretion system membrane protein PorP/SprF has product MKIKKIQVAITFVLYALMAKAQQDPQYTQYMYNMSVLNPAYTTNERGLVNLGSLYRSQWQNVVGAPQTITFFAHAALNDKIETGFSIISDEIGEGALKESNFYTDFAYVLKMDSESNISLGLKAGFTSFEANFDGFVLPEFQDDSAFNENINSIFPNVGIGAFYTRPNFYAGISAPNLLTSKHLDNQDGIKRIGSEEIHLFFTSGYVYEVNPDLKLKPSIMSKIVQGSPISFDASFNVLFNDQFEGGLSYRWEDSIAAMFNFYVLPSIRLGYAYDYTLSNLGDFSSGTHEIFALFDLDLFGLKKGYDKSPRFY; this is encoded by the coding sequence ATGAAAATAAAAAAAATACAGGTGGCCATCACCTTTGTGCTATACGCCCTTATGGCAAAAGCCCAACAAGATCCACAATACACCCAGTACATGTACAATATGAGCGTATTAAACCCCGCTTATACCACAAACGAAAGAGGGCTCGTAAATTTAGGATCCCTGTACCGTTCCCAATGGCAAAACGTTGTTGGAGCACCACAGACAATCACTTTCTTTGCACATGCCGCACTAAACGATAAAATAGAAACCGGATTCTCCATAATAAGCGATGAAATTGGGGAGGGTGCATTAAAGGAAAGTAACTTTTATACCGATTTTGCCTATGTGTTAAAAATGGATAGCGAAAGTAATATATCACTTGGACTTAAAGCGGGCTTCACAAGTTTTGAAGCTAATTTTGATGGTTTTGTACTCCCCGAATTTCAAGATGACTCCGCATTCAATGAAAATATCAACAGTATTTTCCCCAACGTCGGTATTGGAGCTTTTTATACGAGGCCCAATTTTTACGCCGGTATATCTGCACCCAACCTTTTAACCTCAAAACATTTGGACAATCAAGATGGAATAAAAAGGATAGGTTCCGAAGAGATTCATCTGTTTTTTACATCGGGATATGTGTACGAGGTAAACCCCGATTTAAAATTAAAACCATCCATCATGAGTAAAATTGTACAAGGATCGCCCATTTCTTTTGATGCTTCCTTTAATGTTTTGTTCAATGACCAATTTGAAGGAGGGCTGTCCTATAGATGGGAAGATTCAATAGCGGCCATGTTCAATTTTTATGTGCTCCCATCCATTCGCTTGGGATATGCATACGATTATACTTTATCCAATCTTGGAGATTTCAGTTCGGGTACCCATGAGATTTTTGCTCTGTTCGATCTTGACCTTTTCGGTCTCAAAAAAGGATATGATAAATCCCCCAGATTTTATTAA